One window of the Lytechinus variegatus isolate NC3 chromosome 3, Lvar_3.0, whole genome shotgun sequence genome contains the following:
- the LOC121410412 gene encoding ankyrin repeat and SOCS box protein 13-like yields the protein MSGPLLTRHTGDAFLGQDRTDLHAAAFQGQLMTMHGLILRGADVNKRTSDGVTPLHEACSRGFLYCAEMLVKHGADINACNIDGATPLCEACCHGNTEIVKLLLSKGAIPNPPLARTSPLHEAAFRGHTKCVEELIKAGSNLEASDLHYGTPLHAACNMGKTETIKVILKAGGNVNAIMNHTRPLHVAAGIKNPDLVDVLLEYGANVYALNNQSRTPRDLIHHTDNATRYIIDYEMANPRMLAELCRWRIRRLLGPQKLSQVIKLGLPKIIVNYVLFR from the exons ATGTCTGGTCCACTTCTCACAAGACACACAG GAGATGCATTCCTTGGTCAAGACCGTACTGACCTTCATGCTGCAGCATTCCAAGGACAGTTAATGACCATGCATGGTCTGATCCTACGAGGAGCTGATGTCAACAAACGCACGTCTGATGGTGTCACTCCACTTCATGAAGCTTGTTCTCGTGGGTTCCTCTACTGTGCAGAGATGCTTGTAAAACATGGTGCTGAT ATAAATGCATGTAACATTGATGGTGCAACTCCTCTCTGTGAagcctgttgccatggcaacacaGAAATTGTCAAGTTGTTGCTTAGTAAAGGTGCAATACCAAATCCACCATTGGCCAGGACATCACCCCTTCATGAAGCAGCGTTTAGAG GACATACCAAATGTGTTGAAGAGTTAATCAAAGCAGGAAGTAATTTAGAAGCTTCTGACTTGCATTATGGGACACCACTACATGCTGCTTGTAATATGGGCAAGACAGAAACAATAAAGGTCATTCTTAAGGCAG GAGGGAATGTGAATGCTATAATGAACCATACTCGCCCTCTACATGTTGCAGCAGGTATAAAGAATCCAGACCTTGTAGATGTTCTTTTGGAGTATGGTGCTAATGTGTATGCCCTCAACAACCAATCCAGAACCCCTAGGGATCTTATCCATCACACAGACAATGCCACAAGATACATCATTGATTATGAAATGG CCAATCCAAGGATGCTTGCTGAATTATGCAGGTGGAGAATCCGTCGACTCCTTGGTCCTCAGAAACTTTCCCAGGTCATCAAACTTGGTCTTCCTAAAATCATTGTGAACTATGTACTCTTTAGATAA
- the LOC121410413 gene encoding serine/threonine-protein kinase Nek4-like isoform X3, protein MSLDMYEHLKVVGKGSYGEVWLVKHKKDKKQFVIKKMELLRASKREKKAAEQEAKLLSKLRHPNIVSYKDSFESEEGFLYIVMGFCDGGDLYTRLKQQKAVALEERQVVEWFVQIAMALQYMHERNILHRDLKTQNIFLTKSKIIKVGDLGIARVLEGNNDMATTLIGTPYYMSPELFSNRPYNHKSDVWALGCCVYEMTTLKHAFNAKDMNSLVYKILRGKMPAMPQQYSTELVELIKATLNQSPEKRPSVSRLLRNPYIKKHIAIFLEGTRARRPSTSSESSRRGSKADIQEIEEQSTPDSETGGKDLPAISEVPSKKQVKDNQSKSSTPRPISAGKERKSAQGVRKSQPSASKEGKSRSNVKTPSEPKLPPKKSRPLPVPPKGGTPETSKGAKRSTNSASSSRTSSTSSVSNSRDDASTPRTDRGSSARARRREKLRESQEHQSPLSQVRRSSDAVHRSHDETDSNHSRRPVSHTKSDPGSKESPASSSTSHSRDERTNRHTRSESRDTDSTISDEEEEEDDNKSSGKKKGDGDEMEEFSNLLATTLRIEKKKKVVGEGGDFGRDSPDTPEEPSPPPSARPGSGSNLNGTQDIAIEAAAPRAPKGLGNATMTTSGRLMDRIAMLRKDIMQGIGIELLTQAYEILEKDDDEDTETQLMQLMGKQKFDIYGGKIWQLKFCEETVFG, encoded by the exons ATGTCACTTGATATGTATGAACATCTCAAGGTGGTAGGGAAAGGAAGCTATGGAGAAGTGTGGCTAGTCaaacataaaaaagacaaaaaacag TTTGTTATTAAGAAAATGGAACTGCTCCGAGCGTCCAAGAGGGAGAAGAAAGCTGCAGAACAAGAAGCAAAGTTACTATCCAAGCTACGTCACCCGAACATTGTATCCTACAAGGATTCATTTGAGAGTGAGGAGGGTTTCTTATACATAGTAATGGGATTCTGTGATGGTGGAGATCTATATACTAGACTAAAGCAACAGAAGGCTGTAGCCTTAGAGGAACGTCAGGTTGTTGAATGGTTTGTCCAGATTGCCATGGCTTTACAG tATATGCATGAGCGAAACATACTCCATCGGGACCTGAAAACACAGAATATTTTCCTGACTAAGAGCAAGATCATCAAGGTTGGTGACCTAGGTATCGCTAGGGTTTTGGAAGGCAACAATGACATGGCTACAACCTTAATTGGAACACCCTATTACATGAGTCCTGAGCTATTCAGCAATAGGCCTTACAATCATAAG TCTGATGTATGGGCCTTAGGTTGCTGTGTATATGAGATGACCACACTCAAACATGCCTTCAATGCAAAGGATATGAATTCTTTAGTTTACAAGATACTAAGAGGAAAG ATGCCTGCTATGCCTCAACAGTACAGCACAGAACTGGTTGAACTCATCAAGGCAACATTGAATCAGAGTCCAGAGAAGAGACCTAGTGTATCCAGACTTCTACGCAACCCATATATTAAGAAACACATAGCTATCTTCCTTGAGGGAACGAGAGCCAG GAGACCAAGCACATCTTCTGAAAGTAGTAGGAGAGGGTCTAAAGCTGACATCCAGGAAATTGAAGAACAGTCCACACCAGACAGCGAGACAGGTGGAAAAGATCTTCCTGCTATCTCTGAGGTTCCTTCCAAAAAG CAGGTAAAAGATAACCAGAGTAAATCTTCCACTCCAAGACCCATTTCAGccgggaaggaaagaaagagtgCACAAGGTGTTAGGAAATCACAACCATCGGCAAGCAAAGAAGGAAAGTCAAGAAGTAATGTCAAAACACCTTCAGAG CCCAAGCTTCCACCCAAAAAATCAAGGCCTCTACCAGTTCCTCCAAAAGGTGGGACTCCAGAAACAAGTAAAGGTGCCAAGAGGTCAACAAACTCAGCAAGTTCTTCAAGAACTTCATCTACAAGTTCAGTGAGCAACTCTAGAGATGATGCAAGTACACCAAGAACAGAT aGAGGTTCTTCTGCAAGAGCTCGAAGGAGAGAGAAGTTGAGAGAATCACAGGAACATCAGTCACCATTATCACAAG TAAGAAGAAGTTCTGATGCTGTTCATCGAAGCCATGATGAAACAGATAGTAATCATTCAAGGAGACCAGTCAGTCATACCAAGTCAGATCCTGGCTCAAAG GAGTCACCAGCATCATCCTCAACATCACACTCTAGGGATGAAAGAACAAACCGACATACCCGCTCAGAAAGTAGAGATACAGACTCAACGATATcagatgaggaggaggaagaggatgaCAACAAGAGTTCAGGAAAGAAGAAGGG tgatggtgatgaaatGGAAGAGTTCTCCAATCTTCTTGCAACAACTCTAAGGattgaaaagaagaagaaagttgTAGGTGAAGGTGGAGACTTTGGTCGAGACTCCCCAGACACTCCAGAGGAACCTAGTCCACCACCCTCAGCTAGACCAGGATCTGGTTCTAATCTTAATGGAACTCAGGATATAGCCATAGAAGCAGCAGCTCCTAGAGCACCAAAAGGACTAG GTAATGCAACAATGACAACATCTGGTCGTCTGATGGACCGTATTGCTATGCTAAGGAAAGACATCATGCAAGGCATTGGTATTGAGCTATTAACACAGGCCTATGAGATCTTAgagaaagatgatgatgaagatacaGAG ACCCAGTTAATGCAATTAATGGGAAAACAGAAGTTTGACATCTATGGAGGCAAAATATGGCAGTTGAAATTCTGTGAAGAGACTGTATTTGGATGA
- the LOC121410413 gene encoding serine/threonine-protein kinase Nek4-like isoform X2: MSLDMYEHLKVVGKGSYGEVWLVKHKKDKKQFVIKKMELLRASKREKKAAEQEAKLLSKLRHPNIVSYKDSFESEEGFLYIVMGFCDGGDLYTRLKQQKAVALEERQVVEWFVQIAMALQYMHERNILHRDLKTQNIFLTKSKIIKVGDLGIARVLEGNNDMATTLIGTPYYMSPELFSNRPYNHKSDVWALGCCVYEMTTLKHAFNAKDMNSLVYKILRGKMPAMPQQYSTELVELIKATLNQSPEKRPSVSRLLRNPYIKKHIAIFLEGTRARRPSTSSESSRRGSKADIQEIEEQSTPDSETGGKDLPAISEVPSKKVKDNQSKSSTPRPISAGKERKSAQGVRKSQPSASKEGKSRSNVKTPSEPKLPPKKSRPLPVPPKGGTPETSKGAKRSTNSASSSRTSSTSSVSNSRDDASTPRTDRGSSARARRREKLRESQEHQSPLSQVRRSSDAVHRSHDETDSNHSRRPVSHTKSDPGSKESPASSSTSHSRDERTNRHTRSESRDTDSTISDEEEEEDDNKSSGKKKGDGDEMEEFSNLLATTLRIEKKKKVVGEGGDFGRDSPDTPEEPSPPPSARPGSGSNLNGTQDIAIEAAAPRAPKGLGNATMTTSGRLMDRIAMLRKDIMQGIGIELLTQAYEILEKDDDEDTEMDKEYRETQLMQLMGKQKFDIYGGKIWQLKFCEETVFG, from the exons ATGTCACTTGATATGTATGAACATCTCAAGGTGGTAGGGAAAGGAAGCTATGGAGAAGTGTGGCTAGTCaaacataaaaaagacaaaaaacag TTTGTTATTAAGAAAATGGAACTGCTCCGAGCGTCCAAGAGGGAGAAGAAAGCTGCAGAACAAGAAGCAAAGTTACTATCCAAGCTACGTCACCCGAACATTGTATCCTACAAGGATTCATTTGAGAGTGAGGAGGGTTTCTTATACATAGTAATGGGATTCTGTGATGGTGGAGATCTATATACTAGACTAAAGCAACAGAAGGCTGTAGCCTTAGAGGAACGTCAGGTTGTTGAATGGTTTGTCCAGATTGCCATGGCTTTACAG tATATGCATGAGCGAAACATACTCCATCGGGACCTGAAAACACAGAATATTTTCCTGACTAAGAGCAAGATCATCAAGGTTGGTGACCTAGGTATCGCTAGGGTTTTGGAAGGCAACAATGACATGGCTACAACCTTAATTGGAACACCCTATTACATGAGTCCTGAGCTATTCAGCAATAGGCCTTACAATCATAAG TCTGATGTATGGGCCTTAGGTTGCTGTGTATATGAGATGACCACACTCAAACATGCCTTCAATGCAAAGGATATGAATTCTTTAGTTTACAAGATACTAAGAGGAAAG ATGCCTGCTATGCCTCAACAGTACAGCACAGAACTGGTTGAACTCATCAAGGCAACATTGAATCAGAGTCCAGAGAAGAGACCTAGTGTATCCAGACTTCTACGCAACCCATATATTAAGAAACACATAGCTATCTTCCTTGAGGGAACGAGAGCCAG GAGACCAAGCACATCTTCTGAAAGTAGTAGGAGAGGGTCTAAAGCTGACATCCAGGAAATTGAAGAACAGTCCACACCAGACAGCGAGACAGGTGGAAAAGATCTTCCTGCTATCTCTGAGGTTCCTTCCAAAAAG GTAAAAGATAACCAGAGTAAATCTTCCACTCCAAGACCCATTTCAGccgggaaggaaagaaagagtgCACAAGGTGTTAGGAAATCACAACCATCGGCAAGCAAAGAAGGAAAGTCAAGAAGTAATGTCAAAACACCTTCAGAG CCCAAGCTTCCACCCAAAAAATCAAGGCCTCTACCAGTTCCTCCAAAAGGTGGGACTCCAGAAACAAGTAAAGGTGCCAAGAGGTCAACAAACTCAGCAAGTTCTTCAAGAACTTCATCTACAAGTTCAGTGAGCAACTCTAGAGATGATGCAAGTACACCAAGAACAGAT aGAGGTTCTTCTGCAAGAGCTCGAAGGAGAGAGAAGTTGAGAGAATCACAGGAACATCAGTCACCATTATCACAAG TAAGAAGAAGTTCTGATGCTGTTCATCGAAGCCATGATGAAACAGATAGTAATCATTCAAGGAGACCAGTCAGTCATACCAAGTCAGATCCTGGCTCAAAG GAGTCACCAGCATCATCCTCAACATCACACTCTAGGGATGAAAGAACAAACCGACATACCCGCTCAGAAAGTAGAGATACAGACTCAACGATATcagatgaggaggaggaagaggatgaCAACAAGAGTTCAGGAAAGAAGAAGGG tgatggtgatgaaatGGAAGAGTTCTCCAATCTTCTTGCAACAACTCTAAGGattgaaaagaagaagaaagttgTAGGTGAAGGTGGAGACTTTGGTCGAGACTCCCCAGACACTCCAGAGGAACCTAGTCCACCACCCTCAGCTAGACCAGGATCTGGTTCTAATCTTAATGGAACTCAGGATATAGCCATAGAAGCAGCAGCTCCTAGAGCACCAAAAGGACTAG GTAATGCAACAATGACAACATCTGGTCGTCTGATGGACCGTATTGCTATGCTAAGGAAAGACATCATGCAAGGCATTGGTATTGAGCTATTAACACAGGCCTATGAGATCTTAgagaaagatgatgatgaagatacaGAG ATGGATAAAGAGTATCGAGAG ACCCAGTTAATGCAATTAATGGGAAAACAGAAGTTTGACATCTATGGAGGCAAAATATGGCAGTTGAAATTCTGTGAAGAGACTGTATTTGGATGA
- the LOC121410413 gene encoding serine/threonine-protein kinase Nek4-like isoform X1 has translation MSLDMYEHLKVVGKGSYGEVWLVKHKKDKKQFVIKKMELLRASKREKKAAEQEAKLLSKLRHPNIVSYKDSFESEEGFLYIVMGFCDGGDLYTRLKQQKAVALEERQVVEWFVQIAMALQYMHERNILHRDLKTQNIFLTKSKIIKVGDLGIARVLEGNNDMATTLIGTPYYMSPELFSNRPYNHKSDVWALGCCVYEMTTLKHAFNAKDMNSLVYKILRGKMPAMPQQYSTELVELIKATLNQSPEKRPSVSRLLRNPYIKKHIAIFLEGTRARRPSTSSESSRRGSKADIQEIEEQSTPDSETGGKDLPAISEVPSKKQVKDNQSKSSTPRPISAGKERKSAQGVRKSQPSASKEGKSRSNVKTPSEPKLPPKKSRPLPVPPKGGTPETSKGAKRSTNSASSSRTSSTSSVSNSRDDASTPRTDRGSSARARRREKLRESQEHQSPLSQVRRSSDAVHRSHDETDSNHSRRPVSHTKSDPGSKESPASSSTSHSRDERTNRHTRSESRDTDSTISDEEEEEDDNKSSGKKKGDGDEMEEFSNLLATTLRIEKKKKVVGEGGDFGRDSPDTPEEPSPPPSARPGSGSNLNGTQDIAIEAAAPRAPKGLGNATMTTSGRLMDRIAMLRKDIMQGIGIELLTQAYEILEKDDDEDTEMDKEYRETQLMQLMGKQKFDIYGGKIWQLKFCEETVFG, from the exons ATGTCACTTGATATGTATGAACATCTCAAGGTGGTAGGGAAAGGAAGCTATGGAGAAGTGTGGCTAGTCaaacataaaaaagacaaaaaacag TTTGTTATTAAGAAAATGGAACTGCTCCGAGCGTCCAAGAGGGAGAAGAAAGCTGCAGAACAAGAAGCAAAGTTACTATCCAAGCTACGTCACCCGAACATTGTATCCTACAAGGATTCATTTGAGAGTGAGGAGGGTTTCTTATACATAGTAATGGGATTCTGTGATGGTGGAGATCTATATACTAGACTAAAGCAACAGAAGGCTGTAGCCTTAGAGGAACGTCAGGTTGTTGAATGGTTTGTCCAGATTGCCATGGCTTTACAG tATATGCATGAGCGAAACATACTCCATCGGGACCTGAAAACACAGAATATTTTCCTGACTAAGAGCAAGATCATCAAGGTTGGTGACCTAGGTATCGCTAGGGTTTTGGAAGGCAACAATGACATGGCTACAACCTTAATTGGAACACCCTATTACATGAGTCCTGAGCTATTCAGCAATAGGCCTTACAATCATAAG TCTGATGTATGGGCCTTAGGTTGCTGTGTATATGAGATGACCACACTCAAACATGCCTTCAATGCAAAGGATATGAATTCTTTAGTTTACAAGATACTAAGAGGAAAG ATGCCTGCTATGCCTCAACAGTACAGCACAGAACTGGTTGAACTCATCAAGGCAACATTGAATCAGAGTCCAGAGAAGAGACCTAGTGTATCCAGACTTCTACGCAACCCATATATTAAGAAACACATAGCTATCTTCCTTGAGGGAACGAGAGCCAG GAGACCAAGCACATCTTCTGAAAGTAGTAGGAGAGGGTCTAAAGCTGACATCCAGGAAATTGAAGAACAGTCCACACCAGACAGCGAGACAGGTGGAAAAGATCTTCCTGCTATCTCTGAGGTTCCTTCCAAAAAG CAGGTAAAAGATAACCAGAGTAAATCTTCCACTCCAAGACCCATTTCAGccgggaaggaaagaaagagtgCACAAGGTGTTAGGAAATCACAACCATCGGCAAGCAAAGAAGGAAAGTCAAGAAGTAATGTCAAAACACCTTCAGAG CCCAAGCTTCCACCCAAAAAATCAAGGCCTCTACCAGTTCCTCCAAAAGGTGGGACTCCAGAAACAAGTAAAGGTGCCAAGAGGTCAACAAACTCAGCAAGTTCTTCAAGAACTTCATCTACAAGTTCAGTGAGCAACTCTAGAGATGATGCAAGTACACCAAGAACAGAT aGAGGTTCTTCTGCAAGAGCTCGAAGGAGAGAGAAGTTGAGAGAATCACAGGAACATCAGTCACCATTATCACAAG TAAGAAGAAGTTCTGATGCTGTTCATCGAAGCCATGATGAAACAGATAGTAATCATTCAAGGAGACCAGTCAGTCATACCAAGTCAGATCCTGGCTCAAAG GAGTCACCAGCATCATCCTCAACATCACACTCTAGGGATGAAAGAACAAACCGACATACCCGCTCAGAAAGTAGAGATACAGACTCAACGATATcagatgaggaggaggaagaggatgaCAACAAGAGTTCAGGAAAGAAGAAGGG tgatggtgatgaaatGGAAGAGTTCTCCAATCTTCTTGCAACAACTCTAAGGattgaaaagaagaagaaagttgTAGGTGAAGGTGGAGACTTTGGTCGAGACTCCCCAGACACTCCAGAGGAACCTAGTCCACCACCCTCAGCTAGACCAGGATCTGGTTCTAATCTTAATGGAACTCAGGATATAGCCATAGAAGCAGCAGCTCCTAGAGCACCAAAAGGACTAG GTAATGCAACAATGACAACATCTGGTCGTCTGATGGACCGTATTGCTATGCTAAGGAAAGACATCATGCAAGGCATTGGTATTGAGCTATTAACACAGGCCTATGAGATCTTAgagaaagatgatgatgaagatacaGAG ATGGATAAAGAGTATCGAGAG ACCCAGTTAATGCAATTAATGGGAAAACAGAAGTTTGACATCTATGGAGGCAAAATATGGCAGTTGAAATTCTGTGAAGAGACTGTATTTGGATGA